A section of the Streptomyces sp. NBC_00178 genome encodes:
- a CDS encoding GAF domain-containing SpoIIE family protein phosphatase gives MGELGRMEALRLAGLTAAADPGMERFARLVTRFLRVPVSLVSLLEPDRQVFPGMVGLAEPWATERGTPLSHSFCQHVVATGRPLILTDTRLDSLTCASLAIPDLQVIAYAGMPLTDADGHVLGSLCAIDHHARDWTADELQDLEDLTAACSVELRLRIASERTRRDRDHARLLLRASVELGHSHDLTDLARRLRNLFQGPTEPSYVGLLLADGRGLWRVVDPEDVRPVEVAIDRLDMDADFPSTQAMREQRTVFVPDRDALVAGFSPDAVAGYDALSLRSALCVPLMRGRGVLMWCWSAAHLLEVTEEAVLTAVGGYASQAVERTLFVENRLSTAEQLQAAMLTELPSVPGLDMAALYLPATDQDMVGGDWYDAYRLQHPPASGQWSLMLSIGDVIGHDVQAATVMGQVRSMLRQATLARAAHSPAAALKAVDSAFEALPLGPGATAVHARLDPHDGRWLLTWSNAGHPPPLVRSPEGEVTALRAHDLMLLGTPDGVPRHDREHPLPRGSVLLLYTDGLVERRDNDIDESVQETAATLAAVGDRPLPMVLETLAHRLDDMPQRDDVAVLVVRVT, from the coding sequence GTGGGCGAACTGGGGAGGATGGAAGCCCTGCGGCTCGCAGGGCTCACAGCGGCGGCCGATCCCGGCATGGAGCGGTTCGCGCGACTCGTCACACGCTTCCTGCGCGTCCCCGTCTCCCTGGTCTCCCTGCTGGAGCCCGACCGGCAGGTCTTCCCCGGCATGGTCGGCCTCGCCGAACCCTGGGCCACCGAGCGCGGAACCCCGCTCAGCCACTCCTTCTGCCAGCACGTCGTCGCCACCGGCAGGCCGCTGATCCTGACCGACACCCGGCTGGACTCCCTCACCTGCGCCAGCCTCGCCATCCCCGACCTTCAGGTGATCGCCTACGCCGGGATGCCCCTGACCGACGCCGACGGCCACGTCCTCGGGTCGCTCTGCGCCATCGACCACCATGCCCGGGACTGGACGGCGGACGAACTGCAGGACCTGGAGGACCTCACCGCCGCCTGCTCGGTGGAACTGCGGCTCAGGATCGCCAGTGAGCGGACCCGCCGGGACCGCGACCACGCCCGCCTGCTGCTGCGCGCCTCGGTCGAACTGGGCCATTCCCACGACCTGACGGACCTGGCCCGTCGCCTGCGAAACCTGTTCCAGGGCCCCACCGAGCCGTCCTACGTCGGCCTGCTGCTCGCGGACGGCCGGGGCCTGTGGCGCGTGGTCGACCCGGAGGACGTCCGGCCGGTCGAAGTGGCCATCGACCGGCTGGACATGGACGCCGACTTCCCCAGCACGCAGGCGATGAGGGAACAGCGCACCGTCTTCGTCCCGGACCGCGACGCGCTCGTGGCGGGCTTCAGCCCGGACGCGGTCGCCGGATACGACGCGCTGAGCCTCCGCTCCGCCCTGTGCGTGCCGCTGATGCGGGGGCGCGGGGTGCTGATGTGGTGCTGGTCGGCCGCCCACCTCCTGGAGGTGACCGAGGAAGCGGTCCTCACGGCGGTCGGCGGATACGCGAGCCAGGCCGTCGAGCGCACCCTGTTCGTCGAGAACCGGCTGAGCACGGCCGAACAGCTCCAGGCCGCGATGCTGACCGAACTGCCGTCCGTGCCGGGCCTGGACATGGCGGCCCTCTACCTGCCGGCCACCGACCAGGACATGGTGGGCGGCGACTGGTACGACGCCTACCGGCTGCAGCACCCCCCGGCCTCCGGGCAGTGGTCCCTCATGCTGTCCATCGGTGACGTCATCGGACACGACGTCCAGGCCGCCACGGTCATGGGCCAGGTCCGCAGCATGCTCCGGCAGGCCACCCTCGCGCGCGCCGCCCACTCGCCCGCCGCCGCCCTGAAGGCGGTCGACAGCGCCTTCGAGGCACTGCCCCTGGGCCCCGGTGCCACGGCGGTGCACGCGCGCCTCGACCCGCACGACGGCCGGTGGCTGCTCACCTGGTCCAACGCGGGACACCCACCGCCGCTGGTGCGCTCCCCCGAGGGTGAGGTCACGGCGCTCCGCGCGCACGACCTTATGCTGCTCGGCACCCCCGACGGTGTCCCCCGCCACGACCGGGAACACCCGCTCCCCCGGGGCAGCGTGCTCCTGCTCTACACCGACGGGCTGGTCGAACGCCGCGACAACGACATCGACGAGAGCGTCCAGGAGACCGCCGCCACCCTCGCGGCCGTCGGCGACCGCCCGTTGCCGATGGTCCTGGAGACGCTCGCCCACCGCCTGGACGACATGCCCCAGCGCGACGACGTGGCGGTGCTCGTCGTCCGCGTCACCTGA
- a CDS encoding ABC transporter ATP-binding protein, translating to MTPPAGSLLSAEDLRKAYGPTFALDGAEFSIHPGEVVAVMGPSGSGKSTLLHCLAGIVTPDSGTIRYDGRELSAMSDSQRSALRRSEFGFVFQFGQLVPELTCVENVALPLRLNGTPRKAAEQTALSWMERLEVEGLARKRPGEVSGGQGQRVAVARSLVTGPRLIFADEPTGALDSLNGERVMELLTEAARSTNAAVVLVTHESRVAAYSDREVVVRDGRARDMEHAV from the coding sequence ATGACTCCCCCCGCTGGCTCGCTCCTCTCCGCCGAGGACCTCCGCAAGGCCTACGGTCCCACCTTCGCGCTCGACGGCGCCGAATTCTCCATCCACCCCGGCGAGGTCGTCGCTGTGATGGGCCCGTCCGGCTCCGGCAAGTCGACGCTGCTGCACTGCCTCGCGGGCATCGTGACCCCCGACTCCGGAACGATCCGCTACGACGGACGCGAGCTGTCCGCGATGAGTGACTCACAGCGCAGTGCACTGCGGCGCAGCGAGTTCGGGTTCGTGTTCCAGTTCGGCCAGCTCGTGCCGGAACTCACCTGCGTCGAGAACGTCGCGCTGCCCCTTCGTCTGAACGGCACCCCGCGCAAGGCGGCCGAGCAGACGGCACTGAGCTGGATGGAGCGCCTGGAGGTCGAAGGTCTCGCCCGCAAGCGTCCCGGCGAGGTCTCCGGCGGTCAGGGGCAGCGGGTCGCGGTGGCACGCTCCCTGGTCACCGGCCCCCGTCTCATCTTCGCCGACGAGCCGACCGGCGCACTGGACTCCCTCAACGGCGAGCGCGTGATGGAGCTGCTGACGGAAGCCGCACGATCCACCAACGCGGCCGTCGTGCTGGTCACCCATGAGTCACGTGTCGCCGCGTACTCCGACCGGGAGGTCGTCGTCCGTGACGGCCGGGCGCGGGACATGGAGCACGCCGTATGA
- a CDS encoding DinB family protein, with product MISSTAQVPYTGSEKESLHTSLDRHRDVVLWKLEGLDDEQLRRPMTPTGTNLLGIVKHLATVEYGWFCAAFGHATEDFWFDTSKDDMTVAPDESTERILAFYARARAAADRSIEETGLDTTGTSWNGNTVSMRWVLIHMIEDVLRHAGHMDIVRELIDGATGSYPAP from the coding sequence GTGATCTCCTCGACAGCCCAAGTCCCGTACACCGGGAGCGAGAAGGAGTCCCTGCACACGAGCCTGGACCGGCACCGGGACGTGGTGCTCTGGAAGCTCGAAGGCCTGGACGACGAGCAGCTGCGCCGCCCCATGACCCCGACGGGGACGAACCTGCTGGGCATCGTGAAGCACCTGGCCACCGTCGAGTACGGCTGGTTCTGCGCCGCGTTCGGTCACGCGACCGAGGATTTCTGGTTCGACACCTCCAAGGACGACATGACCGTCGCACCCGACGAGTCGACAGAACGGATCCTCGCGTTCTACGCCCGCGCCCGCGCCGCCGCCGACCGGTCGATCGAGGAGACCGGGCTGGACACCACCGGGACCTCCTGGAACGGCAACACGGTGTCCATGCGCTGGGTCCTCATCCACATGATCGAGGACGTGCTGCGGCACGCCGGACACATGGACATCGTCCGTGAGCTGATCGACGGGGCGACGGGTTCCTACCCGGCTCCCTGA
- a CDS encoding polysaccharide deacetylase family protein, producing MPAIFDASTKITKSVRAVATLSVAGALLLGLSGCTHYDTSKPGDVRKAAAAHGASGALAAGAVDCRKAKCIALTFDAGPSENSPRLLDILKAEKVHATFFLLGKGHIDKHPDLVKRMAREGHELASHTWDHKILTDISDAEVRDEFKRTDDAVEKLTGKRPTLMRPPQGRTDNHVGELAKEEGLAQILWDVTTKDYKVPPSRTITERAVQHAKRDSIILLHDIYKNTVPAVPGVIDQLKAKGYTFVTVPQLLAPGKAEPGKIYKP from the coding sequence ATGCCTGCGATATTTGATGCGTCAACAAAGATCACGAAGAGCGTCCGCGCGGTCGCGACCCTGTCGGTGGCCGGGGCCCTGCTCCTGGGCCTCAGCGGCTGCACGCACTACGACACCAGCAAGCCGGGCGACGTACGCAAGGCCGCCGCCGCCCACGGCGCGTCCGGCGCCCTCGCCGCCGGCGCGGTCGACTGCCGCAAGGCCAAGTGCATCGCCCTCACCTTCGACGCGGGGCCGAGCGAGAACAGCCCCCGGCTGCTCGACATCCTCAAGGCGGAGAAGGTGCACGCCACGTTCTTCCTGCTCGGCAAGGGCCACATAGACAAGCACCCCGACCTGGTGAAGCGGATGGCCCGGGAGGGACACGAACTGGCCAGCCACACCTGGGACCACAAGATCCTCACCGACATCAGCGACGCGGAGGTCCGCGACGAGTTCAAGCGCACCGACGACGCGGTGGAGAAGCTGACGGGCAAGCGCCCCACGCTCATGCGCCCGCCCCAGGGCCGCACGGACAACCACGTCGGCGAACTCGCCAAGGAGGAGGGCCTGGCCCAAATACTCTGGGACGTCACCACGAAGGACTACAAGGTGCCGCCGAGCAGGACGATCACCGAGCGCGCCGTGCAGCACGCGAAGCGGGACTCCATCATCCTGCTGCACGACATCTACAAGAACACCGTGCCCGCGGTGCCCGGCGTCATCGACCAGCTCAAGGCCAAGGGCTACACCTTCGTCACCGTGCCCCAGCTGCTCGCCCCCGGCAAGGCCGAACCCGGCAAGATCTACAAGCCGTGA
- a CDS encoding PPOX class F420-dependent oxidoreductase: MSTIRELEPFVRQYTVLLSSRRPDGSAARTPVSIAVEGDHAYIRTFSSAWKVDRMRNHPVVEVAPCTVRGAPTGPPVKAWARLLQQGSKENLHAARTLSRKYPALHGVVVPLTHRLKRDRTLHYELRPVTSDD; the protein is encoded by the coding sequence ATGAGCACCATCCGCGAGCTGGAGCCCTTCGTGAGGCAGTACACCGTCCTGCTCAGCAGCCGCAGGCCGGACGGATCGGCCGCTCGCACCCCCGTCAGCATCGCCGTCGAGGGGGACCACGCCTACATCCGTACGTTCTCGTCGGCCTGGAAGGTCGACCGGATGCGCAACCACCCGGTGGTGGAGGTCGCCCCGTGCACCGTGCGCGGCGCACCGACCGGGCCGCCCGTGAAGGCGTGGGCCCGACTCCTCCAGCAGGGGTCGAAGGAGAACCTGCACGCCGCCCGGACCCTGTCCCGGAAGTACCCCGCCCTGCACGGCGTGGTCGTCCCCCTCACCCACCGCCTGAAGCGGGACCGGACCCTGCACTACGAGTTGCGCCCGGTCACGTCGGACGACTGA
- a CDS encoding GNAT family N-acetyltransferase: protein MHADGAPEPYSTPRLDALPLDVAHAREMAAVLSDPALHTWTGGAPEDAVTLRARYARQSAGSPDPAELWWNWVLRVRADGCLAGYAQATLRDGRAEVAWVIGTPWQGRGYAKEAAVGMVRHLLTRQTVRSVVAHIHPDHAASAAVAAAAGLTATDEWEDGEVRWRRDAPRAA, encoded by the coding sequence ATGCACGCCGACGGCGCACCCGAGCCCTACTCCACCCCCCGCCTGGACGCACTTCCGCTGGACGTGGCGCACGCGCGGGAGATGGCCGCGGTCCTCTCCGATCCCGCCCTGCACACCTGGACGGGAGGCGCCCCGGAGGACGCCGTCACCCTGCGCGCCCGCTACGCACGCCAGAGCGCCGGCTCCCCCGACCCTGCCGAGCTCTGGTGGAACTGGGTGCTCCGGGTGCGCGCCGACGGATGCCTGGCCGGCTACGCGCAGGCCACCCTGCGCGACGGCCGGGCGGAAGTGGCCTGGGTGATCGGCACCCCGTGGCAGGGCCGTGGCTATGCGAAGGAAGCGGCGGTGGGAATGGTCCGCCATCTGCTGACGCGGCAGACCGTCCGGAGCGTCGTCGCCCACATCCACCCGGACCACGCCGCGTCCGCCGCCGTGGCCGCCGCGGCGGGGCTGACCGCCACGGACGAGTGGGAGGACGGCGAGGTGAGGTGGCGGCGGGACGCACCGCGTGCCGCGTGA
- a CDS encoding ABC transporter permease — protein MSARVWARDLTMGVRFAVSGGREGWVRALLTAVGVGLGVAMLLLTTAIPHALELRDAHENARADISTSSTVHTSDATVVVAHADTEFRGHGVRGRELEAEGPGAPLPPGVAKFPAQGEMVVSPALKDLLASDSGALLRKRLPGRIVATIGDNGLAGPRELAFYRGAEGLASHIDGDGVHRIKEFGDPSPDAQKLDPIQALLILVMLVVLLMPVAVFIATAVRFGSERRDRRLAALRLVGSDSRSVRRVAAGEALVGALLGLLVGAGFFVAGRQAAGSFEIRNISVFPDYLSPSPFLALLVVVAVPVAAVAVTVLALRNVAIEPLGVVRSGRQAKGRLWWRLLPSLIGLALLAPMMGKGRDNGQFSGPQTGFGVILLLIGVTALLPWVVGAVVARLGSGGGVAQQLAVRRLQMNSGAATSMVNGIAVAVAGAIALQMLFGGVEASYTHSTGLDTSRAQMEVTVPGDVPLAPATQKLRATEGVKAVVTFNEGNVGDRADNPRRYAQVSVGDCADLREIATLPSCRPGDAFLLAPGHTEFASPDAAELARPGKRLYFDPAFPGAPHTSKAASWSLPRTVKTGQPRSGLAGTWESGGILITRAALPDDTVSTMIGHAYVRVDGSVKDAGELVRNTVATIDPRAVTTVRRGSGIDGTYAGIRSGLLVGAACVLALIGLSLLVTQLEQLRERKKLLSALVAFGTRRRTLSMSVLWQTAIPVLLGLALATVVGLALGAVLLKMTAVPVTVDLGAVLAMVGAGAAVVAGVTLLSIPPLLRMMRPEGLRTE, from the coding sequence ATGAGCGCCCGCGTGTGGGCCCGGGATCTCACCATGGGCGTCCGCTTCGCCGTGTCCGGCGGGCGCGAGGGCTGGGTACGGGCTCTGCTGACGGCTGTCGGCGTCGGTCTGGGTGTGGCCATGCTGCTGCTCACGACCGCGATTCCGCACGCGCTCGAACTGCGGGACGCGCACGAGAACGCGCGGGCCGACATCAGCACGTCGTCCACGGTGCACACGTCGGATGCCACGGTGGTGGTCGCGCATGCCGACACCGAATTCCGCGGTCACGGCGTCAGGGGCCGTGAACTGGAGGCCGAGGGGCCGGGCGCGCCTCTGCCGCCGGGTGTGGCGAAGTTCCCGGCGCAGGGCGAGATGGTGGTCTCCCCCGCGCTGAAGGACCTGCTGGCATCGGACTCCGGTGCGCTGCTGCGCAAGCGGCTGCCCGGCCGGATCGTCGCCACGATCGGCGACAACGGTCTGGCCGGTCCGCGTGAACTCGCCTTCTACCGTGGTGCCGAGGGGCTGGCCTCTCACATCGACGGAGATGGCGTCCACCGGATCAAGGAGTTCGGCGACCCGTCCCCGGACGCGCAGAAGCTCGATCCGATCCAGGCACTGCTGATTCTCGTCATGCTCGTGGTCCTGCTCATGCCCGTGGCGGTCTTCATCGCCACGGCCGTGCGCTTCGGCAGCGAGCGACGTGACCGGCGGCTCGCGGCCCTGCGGCTCGTGGGCTCGGACAGTCGCAGTGTCCGGCGGGTCGCGGCCGGAGAGGCGCTGGTGGGTGCGCTGTTGGGGCTGCTCGTCGGCGCCGGGTTCTTCGTGGCGGGCCGGCAGGCGGCAGGCTCCTTCGAGATCCGCAACATCAGTGTCTTCCCGGACTATCTGTCCCCCTCGCCCTTCCTGGCGCTGCTGGTGGTGGTGGCCGTGCCGGTGGCAGCCGTCGCGGTGACGGTGCTCGCCCTGCGCAACGTCGCCATCGAGCCGCTCGGTGTGGTGCGTTCGGGCCGGCAGGCGAAGGGCCGGTTGTGGTGGCGGCTGCTGCCGTCGCTGATCGGTCTGGCCCTCCTGGCGCCGATGATGGGCAAGGGCAGGGACAACGGACAGTTCAGCGGACCGCAGACCGGGTTCGGTGTCATCCTGCTGCTGATCGGTGTGACAGCGCTGCTGCCGTGGGTCGTGGGTGCGGTCGTCGCCCGGCTCGGCTCCGGGGGTGGTGTCGCACAGCAACTGGCCGTACGGCGCCTCCAGATGAACAGCGGCGCGGCGACCAGCATGGTCAACGGGATCGCCGTGGCCGTGGCCGGAGCGATCGCGCTGCAGATGCTCTTCGGCGGGGTCGAAGCCTCCTACACGCACTCGACCGGGCTGGACACCTCGCGGGCGCAGATGGAAGTCACCGTGCCCGGCGACGTGCCGCTCGCACCGGCCACGCAGAAGCTGCGCGCGACCGAGGGCGTCAAGGCCGTGGTCACCTTCAACGAGGGCAACGTCGGCGACCGCGCCGACAACCCACGTCGCTACGCACAGGTGTCGGTGGGCGACTGCGCGGACCTGCGGGAGATCGCCACGCTCCCTTCGTGCCGCCCCGGCGATGCCTTCCTCCTCGCACCCGGGCACACCGAGTTCGCCTCGCCCGACGCGGCGGAGCTGGCCCGGCCGGGCAAGCGGCTGTACTTCGATCCGGCCTTCCCCGGCGCCCCGCACACCTCGAAGGCAGCCTCCTGGTCCCTGCCCAGGACCGTCAAGACCGGGCAGCCCCGGTCCGGTCTGGCAGGCACATGGGAGTCGGGCGGCATCCTGATCACCCGCGCGGCACTGCCGGACGACACCGTGTCGACCATGATCGGGCACGCCTACGTCCGCGTCGACGGTTCGGTGAAGGACGCGGGCGAACTGGTGCGGAACACCGTGGCCACCATCGATCCGCGGGCGGTCACCACGGTGCGCCGGGGCTCGGGAATCGACGGAACGTACGCCGGCATCCGGTCGGGTCTGCTGGTCGGGGCGGCGTGTGTGCTGGCCCTGATCGGACTCAGCCTGCTGGTCACGCAGCTGGAGCAGCTGCGTGAGCGCAAGAAGCTGCTGTCGGCCTTGGTCGCCTTCGGCACCCGACGCCGGACACTGAGCATGTCGGTGCTCTGGCAGACCGCGATTCCCGTCCTGCTGGGGCTGGCCCTGGCCACGGTGGTCGGCCTGGCACTGGGCGCGGTCCTGCTGAAGATGACGGCCGTACCCGTGACCGTCGACCTGGGAGCCGTGCTGGCCATGGTCGGCGCGGGCGCGGCGGTCGTCGCGGGAGTCACGCTGCTCAGCATCCCGCCGCTGCTGCGGATGATGAGGCCGGAGGGCCTGCGGACGGAGTGA
- a CDS encoding DUF4259 domain-containing protein, translated as MGTWGMGHFDSDTAADFAGRLDDARPGRREEIIREALALAARTGADEHLDADDGVVAVAAAALLAAQRPGGIPVDSVYGPDDPVPPLAPELCGLAVTALDRVVAGESELLELWADAGEGERWSAGVRELRAVLGGAMAPPAGQGAG; from the coding sequence GTGGGGACCTGGGGGATGGGCCATTTCGACAGCGACACCGCGGCGGACTTCGCCGGGCGCCTCGATGACGCGCGGCCCGGACGGCGTGAGGAGATCATCCGCGAGGCGCTCGCCCTCGCCGCCCGCACGGGCGCGGACGAGCACCTCGACGCCGACGACGGTGTGGTGGCCGTCGCCGCGGCGGCCCTGCTCGCCGCCCAGCGCCCGGGAGGCATACCCGTGGACTCGGTCTACGGCCCCGACGACCCCGTACCCCCGCTCGCACCCGAACTGTGCGGGCTCGCCGTCACCGCCCTCGACCGGGTGGTGGCGGGGGAGTCCGAGCTGCTGGAGCTGTGGGCGGACGCGGGCGAGGGGGAGCGGTGGAGTGCGGGGGTGCGGGAGCTCCGCGCCGTGCTGGGCGGGGCCATGGCCCCGCCCGCGGGTCAGGGAGCCGGGTAG
- a CDS encoding class I SAM-dependent DNA methyltransferase encodes MTDTLDFLHTTRASYDAIADDYSSLFRDELGTKPLDRALVTAFAELVLADGGGPVADVGCGTGRVTGYLHGLGVDVFGIDLSPQMLAAARRDHPDLRFDEGSMLGLDLADGDLGGLLAWYSTIHVPDEQLPLVFAEFFRVLRPGGHILLGFQVGDDVLRRDEAFGKDIALDFRRRRPERVAELLKAAGLAMLARTVRETDTEGPFPEKTPQAFLLARKPTVSGGRQDGDTG; translated from the coding sequence GTGACCGACACGCTGGATTTCCTGCACACCACCCGGGCGTCGTACGACGCCATCGCCGACGACTACTCCTCGCTCTTCCGCGACGAGTTGGGGACCAAGCCGCTCGACCGCGCCCTGGTGACGGCCTTCGCCGAACTCGTCCTGGCCGACGGGGGAGGGCCCGTGGCCGACGTCGGCTGCGGCACCGGGCGGGTGACCGGATACCTGCACGGGCTCGGTGTCGACGTGTTCGGCATCGACCTCTCCCCGCAGATGCTGGCGGCGGCCCGGCGGGACCACCCGGACCTGCGGTTCGACGAGGGTTCCATGCTCGGGCTCGACCTCGCGGACGGGGATCTCGGCGGGTTGCTGGCCTGGTACTCGACGATCCACGTCCCCGACGAGCAACTTCCACTGGTGTTCGCCGAGTTCTTCCGCGTGCTGAGGCCCGGCGGCCACATCCTCCTGGGGTTCCAGGTGGGTGACGACGTGCTGCGCAGGGACGAGGCCTTCGGCAAGGACATCGCGCTCGACTTCCGCCGCCGGCGGCCCGAACGGGTCGCGGAGCTCCTGAAGGCGGCCGGGCTGGCCATGCTGGCCCGGACGGTGCGGGAGACCGACACCGAGGGCCCCTTCCCGGAGAAGACGCCCCAGGCGTTCCTGCTCGCCCGGAAGCCGACTGTCAGTGGTGGGCGGCAGGATGGGGACACCGGCTGA
- a CDS encoding PadR family transcriptional regulator — translation MSISHTLLGLLESGPSHGYDLKRSFDAKFGQDRPLHYGQVYSTMSRLLKNGLVVVDGVETGAGPERKRYAITDSGITDVEQWLSTPETPATYLQSTLYAKVVLALLTDRDAAGVLDTQRSEHLRGMRVLTGRKRDGDLADQLICDHALFHMEADLRWLELTAARLDKLRETVTR, via the coding sequence ATGTCAATCAGTCACACACTCCTGGGACTTCTGGAGTCAGGGCCCTCCCACGGCTACGACCTGAAGCGTTCCTTCGACGCGAAGTTCGGCCAGGACCGCCCGCTCCACTACGGCCAGGTCTACTCCACGATGTCCCGCCTGCTGAAGAACGGCCTCGTCGTCGTCGACGGCGTCGAGACGGGCGCAGGTCCGGAGCGGAAGCGGTACGCGATAACCGACTCCGGGATCACCGACGTGGAGCAGTGGCTCTCCACACCGGAGACGCCCGCCACCTACCTGCAGTCGACGCTGTACGCCAAGGTCGTCCTCGCCCTTCTCACCGACCGCGACGCCGCCGGTGTCCTCGACACACAGCGTTCGGAGCACCTGCGCGGCATGCGCGTGCTCACCGGTCGCAAGCGCGACGGAGACCTGGCCGACCAGCTCATCTGCGACCACGCCCTGTTCCACATGGAGGCCGACCTGCGATGGCTGGAACTCACCGCAGCCCGCCTCGACAAGCTCCGAGAGACGGTAACCCGATGA
- a CDS encoding DUF3048 domain-containing protein: MPTSRTERSAAAVLAVLTLVITAACGSSGGEKATAPPRAEVLAVKIDNVAAARPPTGLEKADIVYVEQVEAGLSRILAVYSSGLPPVIGPVRSARETDLELLRQFDEPTLAYSGAQSALRPLIEAAPLDALPPSKAPDAYFRSGDRAAPHNLYLRPGKIPHASTGVNAAQDIGLRFAAPPAGGTPVGERTVSYPSARFTFTWATDPGKWLVGMDGTPARTASGDRLGAATVVLQDVDVQPSRFRDRGGNASPFSSTVGSGSAVVLREGKSYAAAWRRSTAESATRFTTEDGEPMTFATGQVWIVLVPN, translated from the coding sequence ATGCCCACCTCCAGAACGGAGCGGTCGGCCGCCGCCGTGCTCGCCGTGCTCACGCTCGTCATCACCGCGGCCTGTGGCAGCTCGGGCGGCGAGAAGGCAACAGCCCCACCACGGGCCGAGGTTCTCGCCGTAAAGATCGACAACGTGGCCGCAGCCCGGCCCCCGACCGGGCTCGAGAAGGCCGACATCGTCTATGTGGAGCAGGTGGAGGCGGGCCTCAGCCGCATACTCGCCGTCTACTCCTCTGGCCTGCCGCCCGTCATCGGCCCCGTCCGCAGCGCTCGCGAGACGGATCTGGAACTGCTCCGTCAGTTCGACGAGCCCACGCTCGCGTACTCAGGCGCCCAGTCCGCCCTCCGGCCGTTGATCGAAGCTGCTCCCCTCGACGCGCTACCGCCGTCGAAGGCACCGGACGCCTACTTCCGCAGCGGGGACCGCGCCGCGCCGCACAATCTGTACCTGCGCCCGGGGAAGATCCCGCACGCTTCCACAGGGGTGAACGCGGCCCAGGACATCGGGCTCCGCTTCGCCGCGCCGCCTGCGGGTGGCACCCCTGTCGGCGAGCGCACCGTGTCGTACCCATCTGCACGGTTCACCTTCACCTGGGCCACGGACCCGGGAAAGTGGCTGGTGGGCATGGACGGAACCCCCGCCCGTACGGCCTCAGGGGACCGGCTCGGAGCTGCCACGGTGGTCCTGCAGGACGTGGACGTGCAGCCCTCGCGTTTCCGGGACCGAGGAGGGAACGCCTCGCCGTTCAGCTCGACCGTGGGGTCCGGCTCGGCTGTGGTCCTGCGTGAGGGCAAGTCGTACGCCGCGGCATGGCGACGGAGCACCGCGGAGTCGGCGACACGCTTCACCACCGAGGATGGCGAGCCGATGACGTTCGCGACCGGTCAGGTCTGGATCGTGCTCGTACCGAACTGA
- a CDS encoding Uma2 family endonuclease has product MSAAAVEHPCDDEPETQLETANRLMEQLPGHRVEIIGGVITVAPPPDGPHARALTKLMRPFIAAGLDDGETEVLQGIGLWLPSGPEDYAIPDLAIVDADLDEHLIENNCYDPACFRLVLEVTSGNYQNDMRNKVTAYAQAKIPVYVVVDRKHSRIHVLTEPLPSGYDRHEVYAPGQEAPLPSVLGTEVSLDVAELVKAGRPKR; this is encoded by the coding sequence ATGTCTGCAGCAGCAGTCGAGCACCCCTGTGACGATGAGCCGGAGACGCAGCTCGAAACGGCCAACCGGCTGATGGAACAGCTTCCGGGTCATCGCGTCGAGATCATCGGAGGCGTCATCACCGTGGCACCACCCCCGGACGGCCCGCACGCCCGCGCGCTCACCAAGCTGATGCGGCCCTTCATCGCCGCGGGACTCGACGACGGCGAGACGGAGGTCCTCCAGGGAATCGGCCTGTGGCTCCCCTCCGGCCCCGAGGACTACGCCATCCCGGACCTGGCCATCGTCGACGCCGACCTCGACGAGCACCTCATCGAGAACAACTGCTACGACCCCGCCTGCTTCCGCCTGGTCCTGGAGGTCACCTCCGGGAACTACCAGAACGACATGCGCAACAAGGTCACCGCGTACGCCCAGGCAAAGATCCCCGTCTACGTCGTCGTCGACCGAAAGCACAGCCGGATCCACGTGCTGACCGAGCCGCTGCCCTCCGGCTACGACCGGCACGAGGTGTACGCCCCCGGCCAGGAGGCTCCCCTCCCCTCCGTCCTGGGCACCGAGGTGTCCCTGGACGTCGCCGAGCTGGTGAAGGCGGGCCGCCCCAAGCGCTGA